From the genome of Nicotiana sylvestris chromosome 1, ASM39365v2, whole genome shotgun sequence:
gtagcattcttggggtaCATTGTATCCGATGGAGGAATAAAGGTAGACAATCAGAAGATTGATGCTGTGAaatcctggcctagacctaccactccgacaGAGATTCATAGCATTCTAGGCTTAGCAAGATACTACCAGAGGTTCGtagagggtttttcttctctttcagcaccattaacaAAGCTGACGCAGAAAGCAACTAAGTTCTAGTGGACGGAGGCATGCGAGCAGAGCTTCCAATAACTTAAGCACAGGTTGACCTCAGCACCAGTTCTAGCATTCCATAGggtccagatggttatgccatgtattcCTCAGGTGTCAGGTTAGGATGTGTCCAAATGCAACATGGGATTATGTATGGTTCAAGGCAGTTAAGGAAGCACGAACAGAATTATCCAACCCACGACCTCGAGTTAGCTACGGTtatccatgcacttaagatatggcggTATTATTTCTATGGTGTTCATTTTAATGTATTCACAGATCAGAAaagcctgcaatatatcttcaagcaaaaagagttgaatttgcgacagatgcgatggcttgagttactaaaagattacgatgttaacattctctactatccagggaaagctaatgtGGTAGTGAATGTCTTAAGTCATCAATCCATGGGTAGCTTAGCTCATGTAGAGGCCGAGAAAAGACAGTTAACTAcagagattcatcaattggcttgtttTGGGGGTTCGGTTAGTAGACTTTAGCAATGGTGGAATTGTACTCCACAATACTGCAAAGTCATCTCTCataactgaagtaaaggagaggcagtaCGAGGACCTAGAGTTGATCAAGTTGAGAGGGCGAGTTCCGCAACAGAAGAAGCCGTTGTTAGAGCTCAAGGGAGATGGGGTTCTTAGATACAGGGGTCATCTGTATGTTCCAGATGTAGCAGGTGTTAATAACCAATTTTTCCTCATATTGttttttgaatatatatatatactttcaaaatagcacatatgcagttataagcatgcataagcatttttataatttttctataatttttaaaaactCCAAATTTATTTATTCCTTCTCTTTTTATCTATAAAATTTCTaataattatctttcaaattatttttgtggtaatttaatcatctaaattctttatttatacCACAATAGTGCTTAAACAATTTTAGTGcatttttgtaattatatttacatttttaggctaaattgcacatctttgcaataatagccctactaaggtataattacattattgatgcataaaatggtcttttatatttttaaaatatgaaacaactattttaaataattttagttCAGGAAAGTATATTATataaatcatttattattttataaattatataaccattaaaagtggctatttaaaatctagcttaTTTCATTTTTAATTTCAGCCCCAATTTAACCCAATTACCAGCCCAAACCCTAAAGACCCTATCTGGCCCCAATACCCTTTAATCTCGGTCATTGATCACAAAGATCAACTGCCACAAACGagccttcctaaaataaacccaaaagaccccccaaaccctattaTTCTACACTACCCGTCGCCCTGAAACCCTCTctgctctcaaacctaaccctaatcaaacCTTACTAGCCCTTGTCCATGGCTGTCTACGATGATCTCTCACCACCCCCAGGCCTCCAATGGTCTCCCTCACATTAGTCTTGCCATCTccagggtcctcaagggaccagggatAGTTGGCTTGCATCTATGGTTCCTACTCGCCTATTTCAGGTCGTTCCAgtgtgattccgagtaagatcaTCCTATATTGACTATAATCTATAGGTTTCTTAGCGTGTTTCTTCACCTCTGTATTGTTCCCTTCGAAACCCTGATTTCTTTTCTAAACCTCTTAAGTCTGTATAGATCTAAGATGGTTTGGGTTTGTTTCATGTAAGTTTTACAACAACCTTGaaattctttacaagaatcgtgtgattttcaagtgattttcatcttttcctaaactagggtttccggaatTTCTTTTTACAAAATGTTTGATAATTTTTTGTGTTTAATCTTCTGCTTCTCATATGTTTTGACAGATTTTGTAAGTCTGCTACAACCTTAGCTCGTTTgtactaaaagccctaattttttggggttcttcgtttggtttctgaTTACTGGTACATCTAattgtgttcttgctttgggttcttgtgatttctcatgattttcttgttctaatatgcttctactaAATTTCTTAGTTCAACCCTTTCATTGATTCTATATGCTTGTGTTCATCCTGACTATTAATGTCAAGACCTATATCTTTCTCATTGAATCAGTGTCGTTTaactttttgtttttttgaagTTATGTGTCGGTTCCTGACTATTCATGTCTTGCCTTATTTTATATGCTAAACTTGCTAACTCTTTCATGACGTTCTCTTTGATTGGACCTTTGATTATTCCGAATTTCTTATTTTCTAGTTTGATTTGAACATTTTACCTTAAACTTCAGATTCTTACCTCtctactcgatttgattgaattacttgccttaattaatttttcattgCCTTGTTTGTATTTTGCTGATTCTTACTGATTGTTTTCTTAATTGAAACTtctgttcatttacccctaattacctactctatacccaaaccttacttgattcctttccttaaatacttagcaTGCTTTTACCGTTGATTTGATTATCCTTTGATTAAGGGAAGGATTTGCTGATTGATTCCACAAACTTTCCtgatttgctacttaattgatctcttaccttatttgttaagctcttgattactatataaaccccatCTTATTTTAAGTTCTGGACAACAGACAGAGTTCAAAAAATCACTACTCCTTACACTCTAAAGTTCTCTTTCTTCTACTACTTGTGATACTCATTGATCTAGCCGGCTGatagccaaggctagatattgaaACTTTATTTGCTTTACATTCTGCactcttttcttcaattggtatgtctctagttaagtttgaaatccaaaccctatgtgtttcattcctgcactagttcatcAGTTATGAACTCAActtgtattcatgtttacttctttGCTCAGCACGTCTAAACTCTGTCATGTTCAATGCATGCCTTATATTTTGCACTCTTTCCCGCTTACTACTTTGCCTAGCATGTCTAAAACTCTATCTTGTTCAATGCATGCtctatattctgcactctttccTGCTTACTTCTTCACATAGCATGTCCCAACTGTATGTTTAATCCTGTTCAAGACATGCCAACAATTATCTATGTCTTAACTACTTACTGTCCATGATTAGACTACTGAGTCTTTAAGATCCTAAGTGTTGTATGCAGTTTGTTGACCATATATTTCCTCTATACCCTACCCATGTACCCCAATGTGACTCTTATGTGCCCCAATCCCTTTATCCCCATGTGAGATCTGTTTGTTAAGTGTTCTTTTATGAATCTGGATGTCTCTTATGATCAATTGATTATCTACTGTTTTGGCACTCTTCTCAAACTATCTTTTACCACCAAATTATTTTCTATTTCTGAAAAATTGTTTTCTACTTCTAAAGTCATctctgtactattttcaaaacaaaactatgtcaagcactctcactttaatcttagaatactaggttctgatatgtgtactgccttgagaccaCTTGaggtctctctgaactctggcatgtcagagtggcttttccacactgcacctaaatcagttattatttgatgaaaaggtctaggtgtgagcactgctcgggatccttgagatcctaagggaactctgacacacctggacacGAAATTGTttatggaactttggcatttgaggctattggaggcttggaagtaatttgggcctactgcaggctccctatagattaacttttgtttatttatgtatttAATTCATTTGTTTGTAATAATTACTGTAAACAACATTAGGGtaattagtgaaaaagggtgggtggttatatatatatatatatatatatatatgttgggtaaattgggtagatatcatgcctatagggttgtgtTAATTCAAATGTGCCTGCcatgtttgctttacttccacaatattagaaacaatgcctataggatctaaatggcttttaataattaaataccaTGCCTATGAGAAttaaaatcagctttataattagatatcatgcctatagagtgtaaagtaattgaagttcgGTTTTCGTTATAGCATGTATTCAAATTCGTCTCcttaaaaatcatgcctataagttcaaaagttagtttttaataattagataccatgtctataggaattataaTCAGCTCTAGTAAAAAACATGCCTATAAaacttaaaaccagtttagttaaataaatcagtttaattcatgtttgttcattctgaattggtttaattaattaatctatctgttttttttaataagttttcaaagacTTCTTTAAATTAGTACcactagaaaacatgtctataggatcacAAGTCACCTATTTATAAACTgttcactattttactgcattcctaatcaatatagatatcatgctttaggacCTCACTTTTATGtgcttaggcaagcctatagggcaatTAAAATTCTGCAACTATAAAACCGCGCTTTGTTATTTGAGACTGGCCTGATTtaacaggtctaaaatcagtaagcAAGCTAATAGGTCTTTGCCACTTGGTCCTAATTCATACTGTATACTTCCTGCTCACCTAGACATCatgttctaagttttattaaatACCTGAAATAATTGTTTGagatgtgcatttatttgttctgcTTGTCGATTTAAAAATGTGAGCCATTACTTGCTCCATCTTTATGtgtagtcctaattgttttggtgGACGCTTgtacttttctcctttaaaataccttaggatggtcttGAACTGTCCAAatgtagaggtcctaaaatacctccaaggccacaaggaagggacgggtagtgcatgcataggaCATTTTTCAAAGctactagaacgctttaggctatgaccaaggggagggaattgggtagtaaagatatgatgactacgcgctaatgtcacgtgtagaccCTCATTAAGGGGTGTTTATCGGGCATTGTGTTgtgtgatcctgtaggctaaccaacctaggacccctctttcctaattctcgatgtttaaactttacttttctctatatatgtgcaacttgttcaaagCCTACATATACATCAGGAGGTtatgcaaagttatatattaaagaGATAGTGTGATTACACGGAGTGCCAATATCAGTTATATCTGACCGTGGGGCCCAGTTTACaacacatttttggaggtcattttaGAAAAGTCTAGTGACTCAGGTGAATcccagcacaacttttcatccacaaactaaTGGACAAGCCGAGTGCACAATTCAAacgctcgaggatatgttacAAGCATCTgtgctggattttaaaagaagtagggacgaacatctacctcttatcgagtttgcatataataacaatTACCACTCCAATATCCAGATGGCTCCAAAAAAGTCTTTGTATGGGAGTAAGTGCAGATCTcatatagggtggtttgatgttggagaatccgAGTTACATGGGCCAGATCTGGTTCAGCAAgtcatagaaaaagtaaagcttattcgGGAGCGACTGTTGACAGATCAGAGACATCATAAGTCATATTCTGACGCGTGACAACGAAATTTAGAGTTCAGGGTTAATGATTGGGTATTGTTAAAGGTGttacctatgaagggtgtgataagGTTTGGCAAGAACGGAAAACTTAGCCCACGTTATATTGGGCCATATATGATCATTCAGAGGGTGGgacaagtagcttatgagttagaatttccctCGGAATTGGAGTTTGTCCATCCGATTTTCCACATATCTATGTTACAAAAATGCATTGGCGATGCTACTGGAGTAGTGCCTACAGATGATGTACaaattacagaggacttgtcatacgaggtaattccggttgccatcctagaccgacaaatccgcaaactacggaataaggaggtagcctatGTAAAAGTCTTATGGAAAAGCAAGAATGTAGAGGAGATGACGTGGCAATTGgaggaagaaatgaagtctaaatacccccacCTATTTCAAATAGAAGATATGGCTCAAGGTGGGATACCTCAGCACAGCCTTATTATTGCCAGTAGGTTCTCCAGTAAGCTCTTACTTTTGACTTTCAAAATTTATAATAGACCGCTGTGTGACTCCAAGTGTGGCATATattgttacatcccgtactttaatattagggtgagtcgtagtaatccatatgagTTCGAAGGGATTATGTCTATTAGGAGGTTATAGAGGGTTTAAGACATTATTATTATAAGACCCAATAAGTTTACAATCTTGATATCATTAGATATTATGTTAGagtggtattttcttttaagcgaagtattttagtaaaagttttataagtataattttagattgttaccattattactatttttgaatatggtaaattatacatataatatgagaaagtttatgggattttctttattgtgaagatagaaattattttctcacaataaaagaaggttatcttttcaccattttaagaattaagcgttcGAAAATTTTTATGAGAGTAGGGGAAACTACAAGTTGCAAAAAATACATATGTATTTTTATatggatattttaatgaaataatagtgtatatatttattttatatgataccacatgaccatgatagtaaggtatattaAAGTGTATTAAATGTGAATAATATATTAAGTAATTAAAAATAATTCTTAATTGTAcgagtaattaattaattactaggTAGCGGGATATtgcctaattaattaattaattaattaattattgaatAAAGTTCAAATCTCCCAACAAGGAAAACGTGGCAGCCCACTATCTAATATAGTGACTCATAAAATATTTGAAAAGGTGTCATAATATAATAATACAAGTGAAAGATTATTTTGAAAGCACATCCTCCTCTGGTGTGTATAAAACTTGACATCgcttgtttcttttaaaaaaaaatgatgaaaagcaATAGATTGCTACTCTCGAAATAAATATGGCAGAGTTTGCTTAACGTGCGGCACCCGTATAGAGATATttatttcatgtgtgcaagttCCTTTAGCTGCCTAGAGGTTGGCAGAGAGTTGAAGTTGTTGCTTGCTTTATCGCTATAATTTTCATGTCACATGCGCAGAAATATTTTTGTCGCTTATTGTATCATTTGACAGAATACTGGATTGAGTTTaccgtttttcttttcttttaatggctagtaaattttctttcttttttttatttttattttctaaagtTCAATGGATTCCCTAACCATTGGTCGATGAGTGTCACttttagataattttttaaaAGCTTTTTTATATTAGATAAGATATTTCATTCTTAACATATATAATGgaagtaccaaaataaaaattaagaCAAATGAAAGTTATTTAATGTCGTTTGGAGAATGTGGTTGAAGTTTGCATCAACCTCTTTATGGATTGAATCAATTTCGCAAAATATATTTTTCGCTTATTTCATTAGAACATTTACAAGTTCTACTTCACTAGACCAAAAAAAAGGtgaaaatattaatatttattataATCCTAATTAAAAAGCTACCAACTCCATCTAGTTGCAGGGAACACTATAGATACTCATGAACACCGTCTCAAATAGGGGATCAAAAACAAAATCCATTCTTCTTACATATTAAAATTTCTTCTACATAACAAGAATTTGACTCATTTACATAATACCATAGCCAAAATTGTGGCAAGAAATGGCTAAATCAGTGAGCTTTTTTTTATGGTCATATCTCTTATTGCTTTTGCACCAATATGTTTTTGTTGCAAGATCAATTATTATGATTACCTATACCCACAATTTTACAATTTGTCATGTCCACAAGCTAAAGAAATAGTCAAGTCTATTATTGCTATTAGAGTTCTCACTTTTCCTTTCATGTCAATGCCGAGGGAGGCTGACTTCTATTCTTGTATACATGTGCCTTAGTTGCTAAATGTGATCGCTCATCAAAATACTTGTTCATATACCTCATTTTCATATATTTCAAGTGCGTCAAGAGTCTCAGtaatttatctttcttttcaggattcttatatttatttatgtacaacacaTATCAAGTTACTTTAGGTACTTTTGTATGATctgaagaaggaaaaaaaagagaaaaacattaCGTACTTTTGTCATCGGTACTGCATCTCTGACTCCACGTATGTTAAAgctaccccttctttctttttggcatgatctatatgatatgaacgaaacgagcaaatgcacaactttcataaatgactctattcatagaagtattggagatgcctatgttcttgaattttcatatgcttattattctatcatttgttcattgatctcagaaaatacgtaagttgataaagtttgtttcatgatattaatcagaggtataatggtcttatgatgtaCCAAGAGAATTTATTAGCGTATTTCATATACAATTCacgcatttatacatgcacattgaccttgactagatggcgttatatacgcatatatatatatatatatatatatatatatgtatgtatatatatatatatatgtatgtatgtatatatatgtatgtatatatatatatatatgtatgtatatatatgtatatgagatatgggaacgGTTATGTTATTATATACGCACCTTAATTCATATATGTTATTAAAATAAATTCATTAGGTAACACACCTTAAGGAAGTTTTGAATGATTTGGGGATTTTAGTGGTCGATGATTGGGTCTACGGATTTAATCTAAAGCATGGGATATTATGCGGCAAGAGATTTGAGATAATGGAAAGGATCTTCTTGAAATGAAGAAgtatacaacataactttgaaatgtatggatgttgccgcacatctaattgatgtccttgaggggtgaatggacttgtgcagctaaaGAGTGAGCTTGGACTCAAGATGGGTTAtcgatgtcgtagtgattgtaccccgtgcaacaACGTTGGAAGTTGTCAgaaagtgatttccacaggtgggttattccaTGTGAGTAGGTTAGAAGTcacgtggttggcgaagcttctgcggaGGATTTTATTGGCCATTTCGGTAGAAGGTCGAATATATGAATGTTGATGGAAATTTAGGGTGTTCATAAAGCGCTAATGGAAGTATTTCAAGGAATCTGGCAGTTTAATTGCACGAGGTCATGttaataagagataaagaatcttggtaaATTCTAGAGGTGTGTCATAGTGGCTttaagctaagtgggagagtcccaccgcctatgattgggttgcatggttaagtACTTGCAAGGTtgctggttattagcatattggtGGGTTATTTCAGCCACGAGAAAAGCACATAAGCGGTAATTTGATCAAGGGGATTGTTAAAGGTGTTCTTTGGTTGGCcatattggctcatgttcagacttggggaaggattcagatttatgccttgtatagatgcgggcttcaagggaagtgattctacCGGGTGCTTCGTCTAGAGGGTAtacatgtgctagaagattcatggagttgattatattcggggccaagttaGAGTGGGTGGCTCTTAACAACGGTTCTAGTggattagagagaacttgaattgtttgcttggtgaattacaaatgagtggccccctttatatagtagtcTCCTAGGGGTTAGtgtataaatattaattattatacaagtccttgatatttacaagataagggctttctctagaattctctacaagcctaaaagattccaaggactttcttagcaaatccataaggatctaggttcttcctaaggaaatgtccatacctctctagaatgttctcacaaatgctagtcttcttcttatgtaagcttccacatggcattaatatatgccaaatggtgCCTATGTAGCATGATGACATGGCAggtcatcacactctcccccacACAATATTGCGACGATCAAGGTGCAATGCTACAGCATAAACTCtcggatcttatctttgaattgccacaagtcttcatatcgttcccacgTGGCCTCCTCTGTTGATTGCCctttctaatggacgaggaacatAGCGGTGGCTTTTTGCCCTTATTTTCGCCTTGCCTGGTAATATATGATAGCCTCACTCTCCCGATCAGGCGAGACGGTGATAGTCATTGGCGCTCGACTTGATTGGCCCCTACTCGGATCATCATTATCTTCATGATATGGCTTAAGCATGTTGGCATGGAAGACAGGGTAGATCTTAAGATACGATGTCACgtcaagcttgtatgagatcttgcctACCTTGGCGACGATCTTAAATGGCCCTTCACACTTGCGAATCAGATTCTGATGCATGCCCCGTAGTGCCTTAAACTGTCTTGGATTAaacttcaccatgaccatgtccccaaCTCTGTAGTCCGTGGGATGTCGCTTACGGTCTACAAAattcttcatcttcttagctTCCTTATCCAAGTAAGACTTAGCAGTGTCGAGCTGCTCCTCCAATCCTTTGGCCATATGATAAGCCCCCAAACTCTTTCCCTCGAACGCGGCTGGTAatgaatgtggagtttgtggttgttggcATGTGGCTAGCCCAAATAGTGTCCGCCCCGTGGACTCATTCCGGtgcaagttataagagaattgggcAATGTCTAGGAGCCTTGCCCAATCTTTCTGATGTGCGGttacataatgcctcaagtagcattctagtaagGCATTGACCCATACCGTTTATCCATCCATCTGTCGGTGGAAACTAGTAAAAAAGTGCAGTTCCGTGCCAAGTATGTCGAACAACTATCTCCAAAAGTTCCCAATGAAGTGGGGGTCTCGATCACTGATGATATGCCTTGGTAAGCCCCAATACTTTACCACGTTCTTAAAGAATAGATTGGCGGCTTCCTTAGTTGTGCAACCCGGTGAGGCAGACATGaaggtggcatatttggaaaatctatccaCATCCACCATAATAATACCATAACCATCGGACTTCGATAGGAAAGTAATAAAGTCCATAGTCACGCTCTCCCATGGACGCTCTGCAACTGgtagtggctccaaaagtcctcCGGGTTGTTGTTGTTCAACCTTGTCCTGTTGACAGACAAGACAAGTTTGCACATAGCACTCTATGTCATCACACATGCGTGTCCAATAGTAGACTGACTCAACCAGGTCCCTAGTGCGACGTTGACCTGGATGACCAGCCCATATTGTGTCATGACTATCCCTTATGATCCGTCGTCTAATGTCTCCAAATTTAGGCACGTAGACCCGCCGACCTGTGGTAAGTAGTACGCTATCTTCTATCCAAAACTGTCTCGTCTTGCCTTTGTTGGCTAAGTCGATAAGCTGTTTGGCTAATAGATCATGCtgcatgccttcttttatagcctcCCCAATGTCCCATCTCGCTGAAGTAATTGAAGAAAGCTCGGCTTTCCGGCTCAAGTCATCGGCTACAACATTACCTTTTCCCAGCTTATACTCTAGCGAATAATCAAACTCGGCCAAGAAATCCTGCCACCTAGCCAACTTTGGTGTGAGCTTTTTTTGTGTCCGAAAGTAGCTAGTAGCCACATTATcagtcttgaccacgaacctcgacccgagcagataatgtctccatgtaCGAAGTCAATGCACAATGGTagtcatttccttctcttgcACCGTGTAACGCCGCTCCGTCTCATTTAACTTTCGGCGATCAAATGCTATGGATGCTTATCCTGCATCAAGACACCCCCAATGGTGAAGTCTGATGCATCTGTGCGCACCTCAAATGTCTTGGCAAAGTCAGGTAACACCAAGACTGGCTCCTTTGTTACAATTGTCTTAAGGCATTCAAATGCCTTTTGACAATGCTCCGTCAAAACCCATGGCTTGTTATTCTTTAGCAACTCAGTCAATGGTGCGGCCTTTGTTGAGTATCCACTGATGAACCAACGATAATAGTTAACAAGGCTAAGGaaggatctcaactcagttaCCTTTATAGGTGCCTCCCACTTCTGGATAGCACGTACCTTAGCCTCGTCCATGCGTAGCTCTCC
Proteins encoded in this window:
- the LOC138870216 gene encoding uncharacterized protein, which codes for MAKGLEEQLDTAKSYLDKEAKKMKNFVDRKRHPTDYRVGDMVMVKFNPRQFKALRGMHQNLIRKCEGPFKIVAKVGKISYKLDVTSYLKIYPVFHANMLKPYHEDNDDPSRGQSSRAPMTITVSPDRESEAIIYYQARRK